From a region of the Arachis ipaensis cultivar K30076 chromosome B09, Araip1.1, whole genome shotgun sequence genome:
- the LOC110266913 gene encoding E3 ubiquitin protein ligase DRIP1-like, whose amino-acid sequence MTLLVIDLSGTLPRSGTGAIAQEGPVPAQRDGQAVPEPGSIIDDYIPESPSVDLDMSIESLSTHSSDLFTIEHIKTSFAICKKCIHHKIIEEELEHCPVCDLDLGPKPLEKLRHDESMQSIRNTIFPPRKENVVNKADDDVANAEKNELLGDLGIILFEDPENEKDVALKDLLDTSKEHVENIKESLLPSEKSHCMENKNVKGKSICLDNVEEYNTDEILQIEDNNNGSQVEKSRQKKKKHKKKTKNIAEIYQKHETIIISGESTEYLPLALEDFDQVNILRDNSSFWICLEASEKQ is encoded by the exons ATGACTCTTCTTGTCATCGATTTATCCGGCACATTGCCGAGGAGCGGTACGGGCGCTATAGCCCAAGA AGGTCCTGTTCCAGCACAACGGGATGGTCAGGCGGTGCCTGAGCCTGGCTCTATTATAGATGACTACATCCCTGAGTCTCCTTCAGTAGATTTGGATATGTCAATAGAGTCTCTTTCTACTCACTCCTCTGATCTTTTCACCATAGAGCATATCAAGACTTCATTCGCAA TTTGCAAGAAGTGCATCCATCAcaaaattattgaagaggaattAGAACATTGTCCAGTGTGTGATCTAGATTTGGGACCTAAACCTCTCGAGAAATTGAG GCATGACGAAAGTATGCAATCAATAAGAAACACAATATTTCCTCCAAGAAAAGAAAATGTTGTTAATAAGGCGGATGATGATGTTGCCAATGCTGAGAAGAATGAGTTATTAGGTGACCTTGGCATAATTTTGTTTGAAGATCCTGAGAATGAAAAAGATGTGGCATTAAAAGATTTGCTAGATACTTCAAAAGAACATGTAGAAAATATCAAAGAG AGTTTGCTACCTTCTGAAAAGAGTCATTGCATGGAAAACAAAAATGTTAAGGGTAAAAGTATTTGTCTTGATAATGTGGAAGAATACAATACTGATGAAATTTTACAAATAGAAGATAATAACAATGGCTCTCAAGTGGAAAAATCTAgacagaagaaaaagaagcacaagaaaaaaaccaaaaacatCGCTGAAATTTACCAAAAACATGAAACAATTATTATTTCTGGAGAATCAACTGAATATTTACCTTTAGCTTTGGAAGATTTTGATCAAGTTAACATTTTAAGGGATAATTCTTCATTTTGGATATGCTTAGAAGCTTCAGAAAAACAGTga